In one Sander lucioperca isolate FBNREF2018 chromosome 7, SLUC_FBN_1.2, whole genome shotgun sequence genomic region, the following are encoded:
- the si:ch211-284k5.2 gene encoding uncharacterized protein si:ch211-284k5.2 has product MHRSYQPIKPVTNRYLQQRWDITNYENHRRKVSSALPVVDNKGMKTPVHIQLKLKKIQLQDERLAIIDRDNRLLASKLADIVCSRGWVDHHNHYEKRSLNAFKRREELLLIGRQNQAMHQRIMSRQSEYRRQHWVDDWERAEQLRENITHYPRGLADRQRSQRKVKFAAGMGSERGTSCSNKDTDRTDTDRTDTDRTDTERET; this is encoded by the exons ATGCACAGGTCGTACCAGCCGATAAAGCCCGTCACCAACCGCTACCTGCAGCAGCGATGGGACATCACCAACTACGAAAACCACCGCAGGAAG GTTAGCTCTGCTCTGCCAGTAGTGGACAACAAGGGCATGAAGACTCCAGTTCACATCCAGCTCAAACTGAAGAAAATACAG CTGCAGGACGAGCGGCTGGCCATCATCGACCGAGACAACCGCCTCCTGGCCTCCAAACTGGCCGACATCGTTTGCTCTCGCGGTTGGGTGGACCATCACAACCACTACGAAAAGAGGAG TCTGAACGCCTTCAAGAGGCGGGAGGAGCTTCTGCTGATCGGGCGTCAGAATCAGGCCATGCACCAGCGAATCATGTCTCGCCAGTCCGAGTACCGCCGTCAGCATTGGGTGGATGACTGGGAGAGGGCAGAGCAGTTGCGGGAAAACATTACCCACTACCCCCGAGGGCTCGCCGACAGACAG CGGTCACAAAGGAAGGTGAAGTTTGCAGCCGGGATGGGCAGCGAGCGGGGGACGAGCTGCAGCAACAAGGATACCGACAGGACTGACACCGACAGAACCGACACCGACAGGACCGACACTGAGAGAGAAACCTGA